In the Desulfallas thermosapovorans DSM 6562 genome, one interval contains:
- a CDS encoding GTP-binding protein, which translates to MAKAKFERTKPHVNIGTIGHVDHGKTTLTAAITTILSTVGGATVRKYDEIDNAPEEKERGITINTSHVEYETEKRHYAHVDCPGHADYVKNMITGAAQMDGSILVVSAADGP; encoded by the coding sequence ATGGCAAAGGCGAAATTTGAGCGGACCAAACCGCACGTAAACATTGGTACCATCGGCCACGTGGACCACGGCAAGACCACCCTTACCGCAGCCATCACCACCATACTGTCCACAGTGGGTGGCGCCACAGTAAGGAAATACGACGAAATTGACAACGCCCCGGAAGAAAAAGAACGCGGGATTACCATTAATACCTCTCACGTGGAATACGAAACCGAGAAACGGCACTACGCGCACGTGGACTGCCCCGGTCACGCCGACTACGTCAAGAACATGATCACCGGCGCAGCCCAGATGGACGGTTCCATCCTGGTGGTATCGGCAGCCGACGGCCC